A single Aneurinibacillus migulanus DNA region contains:
- a CDS encoding MbeD/MobD family mobilization/exclusion protein codes for MEEILKQILAEMQDMKKEMNQRFDSVDERFTELNHKLEVIREQTAANSEIHSPVADVQKQVDDLATDVKLIKRAITNQ; via the coding sequence ATGGAGGAAATACTCAAGCAAATCCTTGCCGAAATGCAGGATATGAAAAAAGAAATGAATCAACGATTCGATAGCGTAGACGAACGATTTACTGAACTAAATCACAAATTAGAAGTCATTAGAGAGCAAACAGCAGCAAATAGTGAGATACACTCTCCAGTTGCAGATGTACAAAAACAAGTAGATGATTTGGCCACTGACGTAAAATTAATCAAACGGGCCATAACGAATCAATAA